A single genomic interval of Bos taurus isolate L1 Dominette 01449 registration number 42190680 breed Hereford chromosome 6, ARS-UCD2.0, whole genome shotgun sequence harbors:
- the MSANTD1 gene encoding myb/SANT-like DNA-binding domain-containing protein 1 — protein sequence MQLCQGAPGMATAEVPGYLVSPQAEKHRRARNWTDAEMRGLMLVWEEFFDELKQTKRNAKVYEKMASKLLEMTGERRLGEEIKIKITNMTFQYRKLKCMTDSESVPPDWPYYLAIDRILAKVPESCDGKLPDGQQPGPSTSQTEASLSPSAKSAPLYLPYNHCSYEGRFQDDGSDSASSLLSLKFRSEERPVKKRKGQGGHLQRKKLRLLEALLEEQRRLSRALEETCREVRRALDQHSVLQAQSLQLQERMMSLLERIIAKSGV from the exons ATGCAGCTGTGCCAAG GTGCCCCGGGCATGGCCACGGCCGAGGTACCGGGCTACCTCGTGTCCCCGCAGGCTGAGAAGCACCGGCGGGCCCGCAACTGGACGGACGCTGAGATGCGCGGCCTCATGCTCGTCTGGGAGGAGTTCTTCGACGAGCTGAAGCAGACCAAGCGCAACGCCAAGGTGTACGAGAAGATGGCCAGCAAGCTGCTGGAGATGACGGGCGAGCGCCGGCTGGGCGAGGAGATCAAGATCAAGATCACCAACATGACCTTCCAGTACAG gaaattaaaatgcaTGACAGATAGCGAGTCCGTCCCGCCCGACTGGCCCTATTACCTAGCCATTGATAGGATTCTGGCCAAGGTCCCCGAGTCCTGTGATGGCAAACTGCCGGACGGCCAGCAGCCGGGGCCCTCCACGTCCCAGACCGAGGCGTCCCTGTCGCCGTCTGCTAAGTCCGCCCCTCTGTACTTACCGTATAACCACTGCTCCTACGAAGGCCGCTTCCAGGACGACGGCTCCGACAGCGCCTCCAGCTTACTGTCCCTTAAGTTCAG GTCGGAGGAGCGGCCTGTGAAGAAGCGCAAGGGGCAGGGCGGCCACCTGCAGAGAAAGAAGCTGCGGCTGCTGGAGGCCCTGCTGGAGGAGCAGCGCCGGCTGAGCCGCGCCCTGGAGGAGACATGCCGCGAGGTGCGCCGCGCGCTGGACCAGCACAGCGTCTTGCAGGCCCAGAGCCTGCAGCTGCAGGAGCGAATGATGAGTCTGCTCGAGCGCATCATCGCCAAGTCCGGCGTCTAG